TATCACGCGCTCCGCCGCGCCCATTTCCTCGCGGATGATCTTCCTCAGCGTGCGGTTCGACCAGACCGGTTCGCGCCCGCCGAACTGCACTCCGTCGGCATGCGTATACTGGCCGGCGCTCAGCGCGTGCTGCATCGCCGGGTGTCCGTGCTTCTCGGCATAGGCTTTCATTTTGTCCCGGCTTTCAGCCATCGTTTCCGGCGACAGGTCGGGCGGGTTGATCGCGCTTGCCAGTTCCTCGTAGCCGGGGTTTTCCGGATGCGGTTTGGAGTGATCGAGGAAGTTGCGGTTGAGGTCGACATTGTCCTCGTTCACCCGCCGATTCCATGCAAAGCCGTAAGGGTTGATCGCATGGATGAAGATGATGGCCGTGTCCGGCGGCAGGTTGCGTCCGAAGCCCTCGCTCAAGAGCGCCGTCTGTACGCCTGAGCCGCAATAGCCTTCGACGCCATGCGTCCCCGAACCGATCCCGAGAACAAATCTCGCATCATCCGGCCCCAGCCGCGCCACATCCGTCGCCAGCTTTTCCCCGTCCGGTCCCGCCATCGGATGTTCGTGATGGTTAACGCGCGCCCCCGCCGCCTCCGCCGCCGCCAAAAATCGCCGCCGCGCCTCCGCATAGCTCTGTGAGAAATGCGCCGCAGCGTTGGTCATGCTCATCCGGAAGCTCCGTTTGATAGCGGATTATGGTGCGATTGTGCTAGAGTGGCACATGTAGAGCCGGTTTGTGGGGCAAAAAGAGGGATATGACATGCTAGGCACGTTGCCGCTGATGGCCATCGCCATCATTGCTTACAACATCATCGTCTACCTAACCGGCCTGACGATGGATTCGCAGATCACGACCATCACCCTCATTTCCGGAGCAATGTGGACGATCACCGTCGGCGATCTGCTTCTTTTCCTCGGATTGATGTTGCTCTTCCTCGAACTCATCAATTCGACGAAGACCGGGGCATCGACCATCGTCAATCACGCGCTTTCCATGCTTGTGCTGCTGATTGCGCTGGTGCAGTTCATTGTACTGCCGCAGTTCGGCACCTCGACATTCTTCATGCTGGTCCTGTTGGCTTTGTTCGACGTGGTTGCCGGCTTTACCGTCACCATCACCGCCGCCCGCCGCGACTTCACGGTTGGCGAATAGATCTCAGTCGTTCTCGTCCGCGGCATCGAGCAGGAGCTCGTAGGCCGCGGCGAGACGCGCGGTCATCGGGTGCGCGGGGATAACCCGTCCGTCAATCCGCGCCAGCGGCACCAGCCCCATCAGGCAATTGGTGAGAAAGGCGCCCGATGCATGAGCGATGCGGGCCGGTGCAATTTCGTCTTCGCTTGTTTCTATCCCCATATCGGGC
Above is a window of Parvibaculum lavamentivorans DS-1 DNA encoding:
- a CDS encoding M14 family metallopeptidase is translated as MSMTNAAAHFSQSYAEARRRFLAAAEAAGARVNHHEHPMAGPDGEKLATDVARLGPDDARFVLGIGSGTHGVEGYCGSGVQTALLSEGFGRNLPPDTAIIFIHAINPYGFAWNRRVNEDNVDLNRNFLDHSKPHPENPGYEELASAINPPDLSPETMAESRDKMKAYAEKHGHPAMQHALSAGQYTHADGVQFGGREPVWSNRTLRKIIREEMGAAERVIFVDIHTGLGARGAGEMICTDPETADTFKRMKAWWGPIVRSTVGGGSVSSDVPGSIPVCFAEELAGREVTSGGLEFGTVPIREVTVALQSDNWLHQNGGHKNPKAAEIAKKTRDAFYVDEADWKDMVTAQSRDVCAAALKALEA